Proteins encoded within one genomic window of Bacteroidetes bacterium SB0662_bin_6:
- a CDS encoding dihydrodipicolinate synthetase: protein MEKLTGLIAAPYTPMHPDGSIHSGIIPDMVQHLQKEEVAGVFICGTTGEGASLTVDERMLLAEQWVANAGDELVVIVHVGHNSVYEARKLAEHAQSIQAHSIAALAPSFFKPASIDSLVSYCASVAEAAPALPFFYYHIPSITGLNLAVPEFLHAGSKHIPTLSGVKFSASDLMQFHRCTTMESGRYTMFFGSDEMLLGALAMGAEAAVGSTYNYAAQNSAGMMEAFKKGDMETAQRFADHAVALVEVLLKHGVIQAGKAIMAMRGIDCGEVRLPLMPLSAEQKKSLYEDVRALAIFKNVDLERPS, encoded by the coding sequence ATGGAAAAACTCACCGGCCTGATCGCCGCTCCGTACACCCCTATGCACCCGGATGGCAGCATACATTCCGGTATCATCCCGGACATGGTCCAGCATCTGCAAAAAGAAGAAGTTGCCGGTGTTTTTATTTGCGGTACCACGGGAGAAGGCGCCTCTTTGACCGTTGATGAACGCATGCTGCTGGCAGAACAATGGGTTGCCAATGCCGGCGACGAATTGGTCGTCATCGTGCATGTAGGGCACAATAGCGTATATGAAGCACGCAAACTGGCCGAGCACGCCCAATCGATTCAGGCACACAGTATCGCAGCGCTTGCCCCTTCGTTTTTCAAGCCGGCCTCCATCGATAGCCTGGTATCGTATTGCGCATCGGTGGCGGAAGCAGCACCGGCCCTGCCCTTTTTCTACTACCACATTCCCTCCATAACCGGCCTTAATCTGGCCGTGCCTGAATTTCTGCATGCCGGGAGCAAGCACATACCTACCCTATCGGGTGTCAAGTTTTCGGCAAGCGATCTGATGCAATTCCACCGCTGTACAACGATGGAATCCGGCCGGTATACGATGTTTTTCGGTTCGGATGAAATGCTGTTAGGCGCCCTGGCGATGGGAGCCGAAGCAGCCGTAGGCAGCACGTACAACTACGCCGCCCAAAATTCTGCGGGTATGATGGAAGCATTTAAAAAGGGAGATATGGAAACGGCTCAGCGCTTTGCCGACCACGCAGTAGCCCTTGTAGAGGTGCTGCTCAAACACGGCGTAATCCAGGCCGGCAAAGCTATCATGGCCATGCGCGGCATCGATTGCGGCGAAGTCAGGCTGCCGCTCATGCCGCTTTCCGCCGAGCAGAAAAAGTCCCTTTACGAAGACGTCAGGGCGCTGGCTATCTTCAAAAACGTTGATCTGGAACGCCCCTCGTGA
- a CDS encoding YggS family pyridoxal phosphate-dependent enzyme, with the protein MAGPMDMEAISRNVLSIRARIADACRRADRSPDEITLIAVSKTFPIAAVEAAIRAGVCHFGENRVQELVAKCTETPGRWKGGNRAWHMIGHLQRNKARDVARFADCFHALDSARLARALNERAKAEERVLPCMVQVNISGEVSKFGVQPDEVAPLFDEVARCEHIRVEGLMAMTSLHAGPDKIRREFRNMRTLFDTFPAQIAANISMQQLSMGMSRDFEEAIEEGATHVRIGSALFGERIQ; encoded by the coding sequence ATGGCAGGACCCATGGACATGGAGGCAATCTCTCGCAATGTGCTCAGTATCCGGGCGCGTATTGCGGATGCATGTCGCAGGGCTGATCGTTCACCCGATGAGATTACGCTCATTGCCGTATCCAAGACCTTCCCCATAGCGGCTGTGGAAGCGGCAATCAGGGCCGGAGTATGCCATTTCGGGGAGAATCGTGTGCAGGAACTGGTGGCAAAGTGCACGGAAACCCCGGGGCGCTGGAAAGGAGGGAACAGGGCATGGCACATGATCGGGCATTTGCAGCGCAATAAGGCCAGGGATGTGGCCCGGTTTGCGGATTGTTTTCATGCGCTGGACAGCGCCCGCCTTGCCAGGGCATTGAACGAACGGGCAAAAGCAGAAGAACGGGTGTTGCCCTGTATGGTGCAGGTCAATATTTCCGGCGAAGTCAGCAAATTCGGAGTGCAGCCCGACGAAGTAGCGCCGCTGTTTGACGAAGTGGCCCGCTGCGAACATATCCGGGTGGAAGGCCTGATGGCCATGACATCGCTTCATGCCGGGCCGGACAAGATCCGCCGCGAATTCCGGAACATGCGCACCCTGTTCGACACTTTCCCGGCACAGATTGCCGCGAACATCTCCATGCAGCAGCTATCCATGGGGATGAGTCGGGATTTTGAGGAGGCGATTGAAGAGGGGGCTACCCACGTGCGGATCGGGAGCGCCCTGTTTGGAGAACGGATTCAGTAA
- a CDS encoding ABC transporter ATP-binding protein → MLSVRNLTKTYQSGNRLLTVLHDVSFDLHRGETCAVVGPSGSGKTTLLGLCAGLDRATSGNVDLSGSRLDTMSEDALAKLRNREVGFIFQTFQLIPTLTALENVMVPAELRGHKGAYERASELLDQVGLGERMSHYPAQLSGGEQQRVSIARAFVNRPAMLFADEPTGNLDTDTGATIEELVFEINETAGTALLLVTHNHELAQRTGRIIRLRGGNIASDTLTRA, encoded by the coding sequence ATCCTTTCCGTCCGCAACCTTACCAAGACCTACCAGAGCGGCAACCGGTTGCTGACGGTGCTGCATGACGTATCCTTCGACTTGCATCGGGGGGAGACATGCGCAGTGGTTGGCCCCTCCGGTTCCGGCAAGACCACGTTACTGGGCTTGTGCGCCGGGTTGGACCGGGCCACTTCGGGCAATGTAGATTTATCCGGCAGCCGCCTTGACACCATGTCGGAGGATGCGCTGGCGAAGCTTCGGAACCGGGAAGTCGGATTCATTTTCCAGACATTCCAGTTGATTCCTACGCTGACGGCGCTTGAAAATGTAATGGTTCCGGCAGAGTTGCGCGGCCACAAGGGGGCCTATGAGCGGGCAAGTGAACTGCTCGACCAGGTAGGGCTCGGGGAGCGGATGTCGCATTATCCTGCACAGTTATCCGGAGGCGAACAGCAACGCGTATCTATTGCCCGGGCGTTTGTAAACCGGCCGGCAATGCTGTTTGCCGACGAACCGACCGGCAACCTGGATACGGATACGGGTGCTACCATCGAGGAACTTGTTTTCGAGATAAACGAGACCGCCGGAACGGCTTTGCTACTTGTGACACACAACCATGAACTGGCGCAGCGCACGGGCCGCATCATCCGGCTTCGCGGCGGAAACATAGCCTCGGATACTTTGACGCGAGCCTGA
- a CDS encoding Re/Si-specific NAD(P)(+) transhydrogenase subunit alpha produces the protein MALTIGVPKETAAGERRVAVVPDIVQKLVSQGFGTIVEAGAGEAAYFTDDAFREAGARIGTCSDALGADIVLKVSPPLESEIGKMKSGSVFLGLLDPLGRPALSLQLANRSVTALGMELVPRISRAQKMDALSAMSGVAGYEAVLQAAAALPRFFPLMTTAAGTVKPANVLVLGAGVAGLQAIATARRLGARVSAYDIRDAAQEEVRSLGARFVELAFETQEDADTGGYATALTEEKAAQQTALLVPHIAAADVVISTALVPGRPAPILVTDEALQAMKPGSVVVDLAAPGGGNCTATKPGETVTVHGVRILGPLDLPSKSPVDASTMYARTLLAVLTEFFDSETFRPDFEDEIFKDMCVTHEGQVVHEHVRALLDT, from the coding sequence ATGGCGTTAACCATTGGTGTTCCAAAGGAGACCGCCGCCGGCGAACGGCGTGTGGCTGTCGTTCCCGATATAGTTCAAAAACTTGTAAGTCAAGGATTCGGGACCATTGTGGAAGCGGGGGCCGGCGAGGCGGCATACTTTACCGATGATGCATTTCGGGAGGCTGGTGCGCGTATAGGCACATGCAGCGATGCGCTCGGCGCCGACATCGTCCTGAAAGTGAGCCCCCCCCTGGAGTCCGAAATCGGGAAAATGAAGTCCGGCAGCGTCTTTTTAGGGTTGCTGGATCCGCTGGGCAGACCTGCATTATCCCTGCAATTGGCCAATCGCTCCGTGACGGCGCTCGGCATGGAGTTAGTGCCGCGTATTTCCCGAGCGCAAAAGATGGATGCCCTCTCCGCCATGAGCGGGGTAGCCGGGTATGAAGCCGTGTTGCAGGCCGCCGCAGCGTTACCCCGGTTTTTTCCCCTGATGACGACGGCGGCAGGTACCGTGAAGCCGGCGAATGTGCTGGTGTTGGGGGCAGGTGTTGCGGGACTGCAGGCCATCGCTACGGCAAGGCGGCTCGGAGCACGTGTGTCCGCCTACGATATCCGCGATGCAGCACAGGAGGAAGTTCGCAGCCTTGGCGCCAGGTTCGTGGAATTGGCTTTTGAAACGCAAGAGGATGCCGATACGGGCGGATATGCTACGGCATTGACCGAAGAAAAAGCGGCGCAGCAAACCGCCCTGCTGGTTCCGCACATCGCAGCGGCGGATGTGGTGATCTCGACGGCGCTGGTGCCGGGACGACCTGCGCCCATCCTCGTCACCGACGAAGCATTGCAAGCTATGAAACCGGGCTCCGTGGTGGTCGATCTCGCAGCGCCGGGCGGGGGTAACTGCACAGCTACGAAACCCGGAGAAACCGTTACAGTGCATGGCGTACGTATTCTGGGGCCACTCGACCTGCCGTCGAAATCGCCTGTTGATGCAAGTACCATGTACGCCCGCACGCTCCTTGCTGTCCTAACGGAATTTTTCGACAGCGAAACGTTCCGCCCGGATTTCGAGGACGAGATTTTCAAGGATATGTGCGTGACGCACGAAGGACAGGTCGTGCACGAACACGTACGCGCCCTGCTCGACACATAG
- a CDS encoding FtsX-like permease family protein produces MPNSWIFRMAWRDSRGSRRQLALFLSSMIVGVAALVAISSFGSNLRKVVDDESKTLLGADLVFESGRPFGDAVEAAVDSIGGTQSRLISFPSMAWFPAGEQSRLMTVRAVEGNFPFYGEIETTPAGAADNWLVDGDALVDAAVMRLFDVQPGDSVRIGRYFYPVAGGIDKMPSENQMMSFFSPRVYIPAVRLDSTLLSRGSQADYELAFRFDDGRDVEALVENIGTFLREEEVRYDTVEEVRESWDEGLTNLYRFLNVIAFVAVLLGGIGVAGAIHVYVRRRLATIAVLRCLGAGTRQTFSVYAVQTITMGLASSVTGAVLGIGVQMLVPAALSDFLPVEVPFMVSWGSLGAGMTLGVGVTAAFALFPLVSIRRISPLLTLRSTVETAQTGLKDPLWWIVFGVVATGITVFSISNAPSPGIGLGYAAGLAAVFGALLVTAKGIIWATRRFFPSRWSYIWRQGLANLFRPNNQTNTLILSLGLGAFIIGTLFGIQRTLLAQLELSEARQLPNIVLFDIQPDEIDPVTRIVQGRELPVLDSVPIVSMRLASVNGRTVNAMRADSTATWAHRREYRVTYRDYLTESEKVVEGAFIGSADPNDPVAPISLDQDIARDLDVGLGDSLTFNVQGQLIPTRVSSLREVEWRRMGTNFFVVFPAGVLEEAPRFYVVLSRSETGEQAAGLQRAVLGDYPSVSVIDLSLVLSTFDTIFSRISFVVRFMAAFSILTAVIVLIGAVVVSRVQRRRESVLLKTLGASQSEVLRIMTVEYLFLGFFAALTGLALSFASVWAFSVFVFDTSFRPDVVATLVLLVAVPFLTVAIGLVNSRGIYRRSPLEVLRTDM; encoded by the coding sequence ATGCCGAATTCCTGGATATTCAGGATGGCGTGGCGGGACAGCCGGGGCAGCCGACGGCAACTGGCGCTCTTTTTGTCTTCGATGATCGTCGGCGTCGCTGCCCTGGTGGCCATTTCCTCGTTCGGGAGCAATCTCCGGAAAGTAGTGGACGACGAGTCGAAGACGTTACTGGGCGCCGATCTCGTGTTTGAATCCGGGCGTCCGTTCGGAGATGCGGTGGAGGCGGCTGTCGACTCTATCGGGGGGACACAGTCCCGGCTCATTTCATTTCCTTCGATGGCCTGGTTTCCTGCCGGGGAGCAGTCCCGCCTGATGACCGTCCGGGCAGTCGAGGGGAATTTCCCCTTCTACGGAGAAATAGAAACCACACCCGCCGGCGCAGCGGACAACTGGCTTGTTGACGGAGACGCTCTGGTGGATGCTGCGGTGATGCGGCTCTTTGACGTACAGCCGGGCGACAGCGTGCGTATCGGGCGGTATTTCTACCCTGTGGCAGGAGGCATCGACAAGATGCCGAGCGAGAATCAGATGATGTCGTTCTTCAGCCCGCGGGTGTACATTCCTGCCGTCAGACTGGATTCGACCCTTCTCTCAAGAGGCAGCCAGGCCGATTACGAATTGGCCTTCCGGTTCGACGATGGGAGGGATGTCGAAGCGCTCGTCGAAAACATCGGCACGTTCTTGCGCGAAGAGGAAGTGCGCTACGACACGGTGGAAGAGGTCCGTGAAAGTTGGGATGAAGGTCTGACCAATCTGTACCGATTTCTGAATGTGATCGCCTTTGTCGCGGTGCTGCTTGGAGGTATCGGGGTGGCTGGAGCCATCCATGTGTACGTCCGCCGCCGGCTCGCAACGATCGCGGTGCTCCGGTGCCTTGGCGCAGGGACCCGACAAACATTCTCCGTATATGCGGTGCAGACCATCACGATGGGGTTGGCAAGCAGTGTGACAGGCGCCGTGCTCGGTATAGGTGTACAGATGCTTGTACCGGCCGCATTGAGCGACTTTCTTCCTGTGGAGGTGCCTTTCATGGTGTCCTGGGGCTCTCTTGGAGCGGGAATGACACTCGGGGTTGGGGTAACCGCTGCCTTTGCGCTCTTTCCGCTGGTTTCCATTCGGCGCATATCCCCCTTGCTGACGCTGCGCTCAACGGTAGAGACCGCACAAACCGGCCTCAAAGATCCTCTCTGGTGGATCGTTTTCGGAGTTGTTGCCACAGGCATCACCGTTTTTTCCATAAGCAATGCGCCTTCGCCCGGAATCGGGCTGGGATATGCCGCAGGGCTTGCGGCGGTCTTTGGGGCTCTTCTGGTCACAGCCAAAGGCATTATCTGGGCTACCCGGCGCTTCTTCCCGTCAAGGTGGAGCTATATATGGCGGCAAGGGCTGGCCAATTTATTTCGGCCGAATAACCAGACGAACACGCTCATACTTTCGCTGGGGCTGGGCGCCTTTATTATCGGCACGCTTTTTGGCATTCAGCGAACGCTATTGGCCCAACTCGAATTATCCGAAGCTCGACAATTGCCCAACATCGTATTGTTTGATATCCAACCGGATGAGATCGATCCGGTTACGCGAATTGTGCAGGGCAGGGAGTTACCTGTGCTCGATAGCGTGCCTATCGTATCCATGCGTCTTGCTTCCGTGAACGGGCGCACGGTGAACGCAATGCGGGCAGACTCGACGGCAACCTGGGCGCACCGGCGAGAATACCGGGTAACGTACAGGGATTATCTGACCGAATCGGAAAAAGTGGTTGAAGGCGCCTTTATCGGGTCGGCGGATCCGAACGATCCGGTGGCCCCGATCTCCCTTGACCAGGATATTGCCCGGGATCTGGATGTCGGCTTGGGAGACAGCCTTACATTCAACGTACAGGGACAGTTGATTCCAACCCGGGTTTCCAGTTTGCGTGAGGTGGAATGGCGACGCATGGGCACGAATTTCTTTGTGGTCTTCCCCGCGGGCGTACTGGAAGAGGCTCCTCGTTTTTATGTGGTGCTCAGCCGGTCGGAAACCGGAGAACAGGCAGCCGGGTTGCAGCGAGCCGTATTGGGCGATTATCCTTCCGTTTCCGTGATCGATCTGTCACTTGTCCTGAGCACTTTCGACACTATTTTTTCCAGAATATCCTTTGTGGTCCGCTTTATGGCAGCCTTTAGTATTCTGACGGCAGTGATTGTATTGATTGGAGCCGTAGTAGTAAGCAGGGTGCAACGACGGCGTGAAAGCGTCTTGCTGAAAACACTGGGGGCCTCGCAATCCGAAGTACTCCGGATCATGACTGTCGAGTATCTTTTTCTTGGCTTCTTTGCGGCACTGACGGGACTGGCGCTTTCCTTTGCGTCCGTTTGGGCGTTTTCGGTCTTCGTGTTCGATACAAGCTTCAGGCCGGATGTCGTTGCAACGCTTGTGTTATTGGTTGCAGTGCCTTTCCTGACGGTAGCCATCGGACTTGTAAACAGCCGGGGCATATACCGGCGCTCTCCCCTGGAGGTGCTGCGCACCGACATGTAA
- a CDS encoding NAD(P)(+) transhydrogenase (Re/Si-specific) subunit beta — MQNVILLAYLGAAVLFILGMKRLQSPATARRGNRLAAIGMLIAVAATLLLQRILSPVEMIGGFVVGAAVGMLLARRVAMTSMPELVAVFNGFGGLASALVAGGEIARYLSGGAGEGAVARTVQSVAALAPLDVPAAITVVLCILIGTITFSGSFVAFGKLGGHLSGNPVSFPGMRVLTVLVTLGALGAGGYLIYGAGGSFAAMDMQAIMWGALVLGFLSLVLGILLVIPIGGADMPVVVALLNAYSGLAAAATGFMLDNTALIVSGALVGASGLILTSIMCEAMNRSLLNVLLGGFGGDSDGSGPAVEGARPDLTVQETSVEDVAIQLTYAEQVIVVPGYGMAVAQAQHQVRELSDMLQAQGVTVKYAIHPVAGRMPGHMNVLLAEADVPYDQLYEMDDINSEFGMTDVSLVIGANDVVNPAARTDKTSPIYGMPILDVDRSGTVVVLKRSLRPGYSGIDNMLFYHDNTRMLFGDAKESLAKLVAAVKNL; from the coding sequence ATGCAGAACGTTATCCTGTTGGCTTATCTCGGCGCTGCCGTGCTCTTCATTCTGGGCATGAAACGGCTGCAGTCCCCGGCTACGGCCCGCAGAGGAAATCGGCTTGCGGCCATCGGCATGTTGATTGCCGTCGCAGCGACACTGTTGTTGCAGCGAATTCTTTCCCCGGTGGAGATGATTGGCGGGTTTGTGGTCGGCGCTGCCGTGGGCATGTTGCTGGCGCGGCGGGTGGCCATGACGAGCATGCCGGAGCTGGTTGCGGTATTCAACGGTTTCGGGGGATTGGCGTCCGCACTCGTGGCAGGCGGAGAAATCGCGCGCTACCTGTCCGGTGGGGCTGGAGAAGGTGCGGTAGCCCGAACGGTCCAATCCGTGGCGGCACTGGCGCCGCTCGACGTACCGGCGGCGATCACCGTCGTACTGTGTATTCTGATCGGCACGATTACGTTTTCCGGAAGTTTTGTCGCCTTCGGCAAGCTGGGCGGGCACCTGAGCGGCAATCCCGTTTCGTTTCCGGGTATGCGCGTGCTTACCGTACTGGTGACCCTCGGTGCGCTCGGGGCAGGCGGATACCTGATCTACGGAGCAGGCGGCTCGTTTGCAGCGATGGATATGCAAGCCATCATGTGGGGGGCACTGGTTCTTGGCTTCCTTTCGCTGGTATTGGGCATTCTCCTCGTCATCCCCATCGGGGGGGCGGACATGCCCGTCGTCGTAGCGCTTCTGAATGCCTACTCGGGGCTTGCTGCAGCGGCCACCGGGTTCATGCTCGACAACACGGCGCTTATTGTAAGCGGCGCTCTGGTCGGCGCATCAGGACTTATTCTGACCTCCATTATGTGCGAAGCAATGAACCGGTCGTTGCTGAACGTACTACTGGGTGGTTTCGGCGGCGACAGCGATGGAAGCGGTCCGGCGGTGGAAGGCGCCCGGCCCGACCTTACGGTGCAGGAAACGTCGGTCGAAGATGTGGCCATTCAGTTGACGTATGCCGAACAGGTGATCGTGGTGCCCGGCTACGGTATGGCTGTAGCCCAGGCGCAGCATCAGGTTCGCGAATTGTCGGATATGCTGCAAGCTCAGGGCGTTACCGTGAAATATGCTATTCATCCGGTGGCCGGTCGCATGCCCGGACATATGAATGTATTGCTTGCAGAGGCGGACGTACCGTACGACCAGCTTTACGAAATGGACGATATCAATAGCGAATTCGGGATGACGGATGTGTCGCTCGTGATCGGCGCCAACGATGTGGTCAATCCGGCAGCCCGTACGGACAAGACCAGCCCCATCTATGGCATGCCCATTCTGGATGTGGATCGCTCCGGCACGGTGGTTGTGCTCAAACGCAGTCTGCGTCCCGGCTATTCCGGCATCGATAACATGCTGTTCTATCACGACAACACCCGCATGCTGTTCGGGGATGCGAAAGAATCGCTGGCCAAACTCGTGGCCGCCGTAAAAAACCTGTAG
- a CDS encoding arylesterase yields the protein MQGHCSRYVKIGKLYLLACIPVLCLACGSRNTETETAAPDRGNLPPVMERNDNPGAELQEDAEQADTIILFLGNSLSAGAGVDPASAFPALLQHRMDSLGWNVQAVNAGLSGETSAGGLRRIDWYLQQYPVSVLVLELGGNDGLRGIPVEVTQNNLQAIIDKARNANPDMEIILAGMQIPPNLGQDYTRAFRKIYPTLTSAENTHLIPFLLEGVGGVDSLMQMDGIHPNESGHRIVAENVWDVLHPVMEVLRSGNDATIDLY from the coding sequence ATGCAAGGGCATTGCTCACGATACGTGAAAATCGGCAAACTATACCTGCTTGCGTGCATTCCTGTTCTGTGCCTGGCCTGCGGGTCCCGGAACACGGAAACCGAAACGGCTGCTCCGGACAGGGGAAACCTCCCCCCTGTGATGGAGCGAAACGATAACCCGGGCGCAGAGCTCCAGGAAGATGCGGAACAGGCGGATACGATTATTCTCTTTCTGGGCAATAGTCTTTCGGCGGGAGCAGGGGTCGACCCCGCAAGCGCCTTTCCTGCTCTCCTGCAACATCGCATGGATTCCCTGGGCTGGAATGTGCAGGCGGTCAATGCCGGACTGAGTGGAGAAACGAGTGCGGGAGGTCTGCGGCGCATAGACTGGTATCTGCAACAGTATCCTGTGAGCGTCCTTGTGCTGGAGTTAGGAGGCAATGATGGTTTACGGGGTATTCCGGTCGAGGTTACGCAGAACAACCTGCAGGCAATTATCGATAAGGCGCGCAACGCGAACCCGGACATGGAGATTATCCTTGCCGGTATGCAAATTCCACCCAATCTCGGACAGGACTACACCCGGGCCTTCCGGAAAATCTATCCGACCCTGACCAGCGCGGAGAATACTCACCTGATTCCTTTTCTTCTCGAGGGTGTAGGAGGCGTGGATTCTCTCATGCAGATGGACGGCATTCATCCGAACGAATCCGGGCATCGGATCGTCGCGGAAAACGTCTGGGATGTGCTTCATCCGGTCATGGAAGTATTGCGTTCCGGGAATGACGCTACCATTGACCTATACTAA
- a CDS encoding sodium/solute symporter (Members of the Solute:Sodium Symporter (SSS), TC 2.A.21 as described in tcdb.org, catalyze solute:Na+ symport. Known solutes for members of the family include sugars, amino acids, nucleosides, inositols, vitamins, urea or anions, depending on the system.), translating to MNHEALTSFLNTGLVQEVSSFGLTNSIVLGVYLALLVAMGIYFSRRAGTAQDFFLAGGRMPWWAAGLSIFATMLSAITYLSIPATAYASDWTRFLVNMGIPLIAPIVIFFFLPFYRKLRVTSVYEYLENRFDTSLRLLGSASFILFQLGRMGIVLLLPALALSAVTGLHLFLCIALMGLLSTLYTVLGGMEAVVWTDVIQVVVLFGGALAALGIIVADIPGGFGQIITEAAEHDKWNLVNPGWDLYSDSLFVILLGMVFTNLLPYTTDQAVVQRYMTTATEQSARSAIWTGALFAVPASILFFFLGTALFVFYQNFPEQLIPLERPDQLLPWFIVQEMPAGLGGLVIAGVFAASMSSLDSSIHSITTAVTTDFFKRFQPDREEKQWLSLARWIVFILGVLGTVSAMLISTLDLRALWSLFLDITGLFLGTLGGLFILGIFTRRTTALHAWIGALASVAALAYCTFFTSINGLLFGAIGTLTCVGTGWLSGRIVRRKQPKDVGEVTI from the coding sequence ATGAACCATGAAGCCTTGACATCTTTTCTGAACACCGGTCTGGTGCAGGAAGTCAGCTCTTTTGGCCTCACAAACAGCATTGTACTGGGTGTTTACCTCGCTCTGCTCGTTGCCATGGGCATTTACTTTTCGCGGCGAGCCGGTACGGCGCAGGATTTCTTCCTCGCCGGTGGACGAATGCCGTGGTGGGCGGCAGGCCTGAGCATCTTTGCCACCATGCTCTCCGCCATCACTTATCTCTCTATTCCTGCAACGGCCTACGCCAGCGACTGGACCCGCTTCCTGGTCAATATGGGTATCCCCCTCATTGCACCGATCGTCATCTTCTTTTTCCTGCCTTTTTACCGAAAACTTCGCGTCACAAGCGTCTATGAATACCTCGAAAATCGTTTTGACACCTCATTGCGCCTGCTCGGCTCCGCTTCGTTCATCCTGTTTCAACTGGGAAGAATGGGCATCGTCCTGCTCCTGCCGGCCCTGGCGCTAAGCGCTGTGACGGGCTTGCATCTCTTTCTGTGCATCGCTCTTATGGGGTTATTAAGTACGCTCTACACGGTGCTGGGCGGGATGGAAGCCGTTGTCTGGACCGATGTGATTCAGGTCGTGGTGCTGTTCGGCGGGGCACTCGCTGCACTGGGCATCATCGTTGCAGATATTCCCGGGGGCTTTGGGCAAATCATCACGGAAGCGGCAGAGCACGACAAGTGGAACCTGGTCAATCCCGGCTGGGACCTGTACAGTGATTCGCTATTCGTTATTCTTCTCGGGATGGTCTTTACAAACCTGCTGCCCTACACCACGGATCAGGCAGTGGTGCAACGGTATATGACCACCGCAACCGAGCAATCCGCGCGCAGCGCCATCTGGACAGGCGCTTTGTTTGCCGTGCCGGCATCCATCCTGTTCTTCTTCCTCGGTACGGCGCTGTTTGTCTTTTATCAGAACTTTCCGGAGCAACTCATCCCCCTCGAAAGACCCGATCAACTGCTACCCTGGTTTATCGTCCAGGAAATGCCTGCCGGTCTGGGCGGCCTGGTCATTGCCGGGGTTTTTGCCGCTTCCATGTCCAGCCTCGATTCTTCGATTCATTCCATCACTACTGCGGTCACCACCGACTTTTTCAAGCGTTTCCAGCCGGATCGGGAAGAGAAACAGTGGCTCAGCCTTGCCCGGTGGATTGTATTCATTCTCGGTGTCCTCGGTACAGTTAGCGCCATGCTCATCAGCACCCTTGATCTGCGGGCGCTCTGGAGCCTGTTTCTGGATATCACCGGTCTTTTCCTCGGCACCCTCGGAGGCCTGTTTATTCTGGGCATCTTCACCCGTCGAACCACTGCCTTACATGCGTGGATCGGCGCCCTGGCTTCTGTCGCTGCCCTCGCTTACTGTACCTTTTTCACGTCGATCAATGGCTTGCTTTTCGGCGCAATCGGGACGCTGACGTGTGTAGGAACAGGCTGGCTGAGTGGCCGGATTGTAAGGAGGAAGCAGCCGAAAGATGTTGGGGAGGTGACTATCTGA
- a CDS encoding NAD(P) transhydrogenase subunit alpha, which translates to MLSNLVIFILAAFIGFEVISKVPQTLHTPLMSGTNAISGITIVGALVATGMIESPWAKWIGFAALIVATINVVGGFLVTDRMLQMFKPKQRDSKEPSSNAA; encoded by the coding sequence ATGCTGAGCAATCTCGTCATATTCATTCTGGCAGCATTCATCGGGTTCGAGGTGATCAGCAAGGTACCGCAAACCCTGCATACACCGCTCATGTCCGGCACGAATGCTATCAGCGGTATTACCATTGTCGGAGCTCTTGTAGCGACGGGCATGATCGAGAGCCCCTGGGCCAAGTGGATCGGATTTGCGGCGCTTATCGTCGCCACGATCAATGTGGTCGGAGGTTTTCTCGTCACGGATCGGATGCTGCAAATGTTCAAGCCGAAGCAGCGCGATAGCAAGGAACCTTCCAGTAACGCCGCCTGA